ATTGGTTTTCTCCCAAGGTGAGGCCTCTATTCAATTAGTAAAATAAGGAAATGTTTTTTCTATTCAACGCATTACTATCGGTCTGTCGAATGACAGTTTCAGCTTAGCCAATTACTGTAACCGGTTTCTCACAGCAGGATTGAAGTtgttttattataaatataggGTTTGATCGTGTTGGTTAGTTTGTCAATTCGAgtattttgaactttttaattgaggattttgattttttttttaagttgttaGTTTTTTGTTGATCTGGGTAGGTTTGGAATTCCTTATCGTGTATTTAATTGGTTTTCCTTTATGCAGGGTTCTACTTTGCTTAAAGCGGGCTCTAAAAATCGCAAATGCCGCTCAACAGATGGCTAATGCTACTCGGGGTAGTGGTGGTTTAGTTATGCTGTTCATTGAAATCATCAATAAGTAAGCTCTCTACTTGCTAGAAAAGTTTGTTTTCTGACCGTGTTGGATGTTTGAATTTCCATGATAATTCACAGCATATTTAAGTTTGGAGTTTGCCATCATATTTAGGTATCTCTATTTTTTTGAGAAGGGAAACAACCAAATCACCGTCAATACAATCCAGGATCTAATGGAATTAATTACTACAGAGATGCAAAGTGATAATGCGGCAACAGATTCTGCTGCTGAAGCTTTCTTTGCAAGCACATTGCGGTACATCCAATTCCAGAAACAAAAAGGTGGCGCAGTTAGTGAGAAATATGAACCTAATGTTAGTTTTTTTGTTGATCTGGGTAGGTTTGAATCATTTCTTGAGACTGAAAACAAGCTGTTCAGATAATTAATGAATTTCTAAATTTTTATTGTAGGAGAACTGAAAAGTTAAAACTTGAGAAAGGGAAACAAACTCGGTAACAATTGCTCTTCAATCCGCTAAACTTGTGAGAATTGTCGCCTTTGATCTTGCTCTTGGGACTCTTGAATGGTTCCCTCATTTGTCTTTGAATACGCTGACGCTGACGCTGCGTGCTACGTGTGTCATGGGaagttgcttatccaagcatgaTCTCAACTCTCAAATTGATTTGGTAATTGAAATTTTGAAGCGTCCAGGAGAAGTCCTCCCTGTTTGTCTTAGTGTCGCACGAACGCTGTAAATTCATAATTTAGTGTGCTTCAATTTTAATTTCTCGGCTTTTTTTTTCTCggttcaaatttttatttttatttcatattgtaatttgtttgattttggtctgACAATGGAGTTTTTTTCATCTGCTTGAATGATATCTTGGGCCTCATTCGTTTATGGTTCacttaaacttttatgttaaaagtgtagttaggttatcaacatgttggctgatctatggtgaatttgccttttattgggttgtaactaaaatattaaaaaacgaatttttttttttaaaaaaaagtcatttgcaacgcacatttagctaatgtgcgtggcaaatgacttttttttttcgcctaaaagtcatttgcgtcgcacatttagctaatgtgcgttgcaaatgactttttaggcatggtgctgaaaagtcatttgcgtcgcacatttagctaatgtgcgttgcaaatgacttttcaggcatggtgctgaaaagtcatttgcaacgcacaattgctaaatgtgcgacgcaaataaggttcatttgcgtcgcacaaatgtgcgacgcaaatgacttttagtcatttgcgtcgagagcttttgccacgcacgatgtgcgacgcaaatgtgcttaaaagtgcgatgcaaatgaccctttttccactagtgaatatTTATACAGGCATATATGCGATTTTACAAAATTGGCTGCAAATGATATTTGCATAATTACCGACCGCAAAGGCAGTCAcaaatttagtgaccgccactaaagcagtcactaatttagtgaccgctaccaaggcagtcactaatttagtgtcCGCCTAggcagtcactaaattagtgaccgccaccaaagcagtcactaatttagtgaccgctagGGCAGACACTAATTTACCCACCGCCAACAAggcagtcactaaattagtgaccgcctaggcagtcactaatttagtgacctccaccaaggcagtcactaatttagtgaccgtctAGGCGGTCGCTAAATTAGCGACTGCCttagcggtcactaaattagcgactgcttggcggtcactaatttagtgactgttTATTGCGGTCGCTAATCCTGTCGGTAAATTTTAGCGACCGCCTTCCAGTTGGAGTTTCCTAAATTACCGTCCAGGTGAAAACTGACCGCTTTTTTGCGACCGTTGGCGGTCGCAAAATATTTTACCAACCGTTTTTCGCGTTTTACCAACCAATTTTAGCGGTTGgtaattaatcaatttcttgtagtgaaactAGGTGAAAAAGTTCatatggaaaaatataataacaaggTTCGGGCTGCCGCAGGCAATAGTTTTTGATCATGGGTCACAGTTTGATTGTGCACCCATACAATGCTTCCTGGGATTATACAGAGTAAAGTTGGCTCACTCGTCAGTATGTCACCCACAGAGCAATGGGCAAGCAGAGGCGGCGAATAAGCAAATCCTGGCTGCGCTGAAAAAGAAGCTAGAAGACTGTAAAGGCAAATGGGCAGATCTTATGCCAGACATTTTGTGGTGCAACAGAACTGCTATCAAGGAGGCTACCGGCGAGAGTCCGTTTAAGTTAAGCTTCGGATCTGAGGCAGTCATACCGGCAGAAATGGCTCTGCCAACCATGCGAATCCAGCATTACGATGAGGAAAGAAACGATCAGCTGCTGCGACATCAGTTGGATTTCATGCCAGAAATCCGCATGAAAGGAGAAATCAGTTCGGCAGCATACAAAAGCAGAATGAGCAGAGcgtacaacaagaaagtgaaACACCGGCCTCTAGGAGTAGGAGACCTGGTACTGCGAAGAACGGCGGCAACAGGAAAAGGAAATGCTCAAGGAAAGCTGACAGCtaattgggaaggaccataccagaTATGGGAGGAAATTGTTCGTGGATCATACCGGTTAATGCAAATGGATGGTACCGCGCTCAAAAACTCCTGGAACGCCAGTACTCTGAGAAAGTACTATGTTTGAAAAAACTGTAATGATGATGTATGAGCAGACTGATTGAAATAGCAGTCTGCATTTTGCTGTTATGTATAATTAGGGCGGTCCTCACATACGACCAGTCCATAAATGAAGgaagaaaaaagcaaaaaacaaacgCTGCATAAATCAACACGCAAAGgtaatgtatggatgtgatcagtagctgtaaagaaaataaatgccgtatgggcactttactgtgaagcgtagcagtccataataagttgatgtgataagtaactttggagaaaataaatgtcaTTAAGGGGCACTctattgtgaagcgtagcattcaacgaagtgtatggatgtgatcagtagctgtaaagaaaataaatgccgtaaggggcactttactgtgaagcgtagcagtccataataagttgatgtgataagtaactttggagaaaataaatgccgttaaagggcactccattgtgaaacGTAGCATTCagcgaagtgtatggatgtgatcagtagctgtaaagaaaataaatgccgtaaggggcactttactgtgaagcgtagcagtccataataagttgatgtgataagtaactttggagaaaataaatgccgttaaggggcactctattgtgaagcgtagcattcaacgaagtgtatggatgtgataaGTAgctgtaaagaaaataaatgccgtaaggggcactttactgtgaagcgtagcagtccataataagttgatgtgataagtaactttggagaaaataaatgccgttaaggggcactccattgtgaagcgtagcattcatcgaagtgtatggatgtgatcagtagctgtaaagaaaataaatgccgtaaggggcactttactgtgaagcgtagcagtccataataagttgatgtgataagtaactttggagaaaataaatgtcgtTAAGGGACACTCCATTGtaaagcgtagcattcaacgaagtgtatggatgtgatcagtagctgtaaagaaaataaatgccgtatgggcactttactgtgatgcgtagcagtccataataatgttgatgtgattagtaactttggaaaaaataaatgccgttaaggggcactccattgtgaagcatagcattcaacgaagtatAAAAATGAGATCAGTAGCCGtaaacgaagtgtatggatgtgatcagtagttgtaaagaaaataaatcccGTATGgaactttactgtgaagcgtagcaatCCATAATAAACTGATATAACTAATAGCTTTAGAGAAAATGAACGCCGTTAAGGTGCACTCCATTTCGAAGTATAACATTCAACAAGTTAAACAAATCATATCAGTATGAGGAACATTCATTTCGAAATATAACATTCAACAACTTGGCAATATAGTAATACCGGCATAATTGGAAGTATCATACGCAAAATGAAGTaaatatgaaatcaaaaatTACTTGTTATAAATACATGGCCACAAAAGGAAATACACGAAAAACCAACAGCCATCACCCAAAAAACTTGCGAAGTGATTAACTGATAACAAGGCACAAAGGGATGCCGAATAAAACCGACACCGCCACGATAatacgtgttaggttatgatacatatgataatacataaatcatgcggaaacaaccattaagccaggaatacatattatttacacataatcatatagcataatttagatgcatactctttgttgcgtgccttccctagctgcgcccgaacagaacaagaacaagtcttttaggactccaagtgtcgtccctccgtagatagtccacagcacgtccggatccgccttaagattgaccaactagaatcgcccttaaggtactagaattttcggcactcttaggtaagaaatatggctgaatttttctctcaaaactcactttgaatacttgaattaatctctgaaaatatgtgaccctaggcacgtatttatagagttatggaatgggaattggaatcctagtaggatacgaagtaattaaacttagaatcctacaagaactctaattaattaatttatcctcttaggaataggattttaatcatatactaattctaatagttttaggaatcgtgcatgaacacaaactcacacacacacggcagccacgatgggccgcccatgcgtgtgcgtgcgagcagcagcccacgcagcgaggccatggccttggcgcgcgctgggcctgccttgcggtgggcctgggcgctgccttggctgggcgcgcgtttggctgggcgcgcgtttggcttgctgggcgatggcccgacttcgtgctgggccttcgtccggcaggcctcgtccgatgctaattcgtacgatacgattccgattaaattcccggttccggaattcatttccgatacgaacaatatttaatatttccgattccggaatcaatttccgtttcgaacaaatatttaatatttccgtttccggaattattttccgattccgataatatttccgattctgacaatatttccgtttccggcaatatttccgattctggtaatatttccatttccgataatattttccgatacgtatcatgtttccgtttccggcaacatctacgacttggataatatttatatttccgatacgatccatatttccgtttccggcaatatcatcgtttccggagtattcatttcttgcctgtgacgatctcagctcccactaaaaccaagatccgtcgattccgaatatccatagatggagtatctaatgccattaaatacttgatccgtttacgtactatttgtgtgaccctacgggttcagtcaagagtaagctgtggattaatatcattaattccacttgaactgaagcggcctctagctaggcattcagctcacttgatctcactgaattattaacttgttaattaatactgaaccgtatttattagacttaacatagaatgcatacttggaccaagggcattatttccttcagtctcccacttgtccttagggacaagtgtgcatttcctaactcctttgtcgctcgatgcttgctcttgaacataaggtaagagttgtcatccttattatgtccagaggtgttcctcggtttcagagttcaactgatcaaataaacagataatcatagcctatgattcatccgagcacggccatgcatttcacagtttctagctctccgagtggccttgtacaacttttaagcatctcatcccgatttatgggaggacaatcccaatcttgcgatcttgagattagacttcgtttgataggtgattacctgagcgttgcctttatagcctccttttacggtgcgacggttggtcaacgtcaaagcaaccagttctcaaacaagtaatctcaaatcactcaggtattgaggatttagtgtctaataatttaatgaaatttacttatgacagactttcatctcttacagtaaagtttcataggtcttgtccgatactagtcttcccaaagtaagtatctatgcaaatgattatgacattgccatgtccacatagttcaagaaacataactactagtcatcttgcattctagtcgtctaacgttttctatgcgtccaattttatagaaaactccgactagggaccattttcaacctttgacattcaagttcacttgatagacatttcttagtcacaggactggtcctgacagtctatcttgaatatatcgtcaaattgaagggactcatcatttaataaaccacaaattaaatggaaaaatgaactcttttcatttattgtgaatgattaaccaataatgttttacaaagatttaaactctaaaacttcaaaacattaaacagagacatcaaagccattctccaatatgcttgattcccatagctgcagtgtgcgagttgtgcttcgcctgcggcagaggtttagttaatggatctgatatgttgtcatcagttccaattttgcttatctcgacttcttttctttcaacgaactctcgtagaaggtgaaatctacgaagtacatgcttgactctctggtggtgtctaggctcttttgcctgtgcaatagctccgttattgtcacaatacagggctattggtcctttaatggaggggactacaccaagttcacctatgaacttccttagccatatagcttcctttgctgcttcatgtgcagcaatgtactccgcttcagttgtagaatccgcaatggtgctttgcttagcacttttccagcttactgctcctacgttgaggcagaagacaaacccagactgtgatctgaaatcatctttgtcggtttggaaacttgcgtccgtatagcctttaacaattaattcatcatctccaccatagaccaggaagtcatctttgtgccttttcaggtacttcagaatgttcttggcagcagtccaatgcgcctctcctgggtctgactggtatctgctcgtagcactgagtgcgtacgcaacatccgggcgtgtacatatcatagcatacattattgaaccaatcaatgatgcatatggaatcccattcattcgtctacgctcatcaagtgtttttgggcactgagtcttgcttagagtcattccatgagacatgggtaggtagcctcgcttggagtccgccatcttgaacctatcaagcaccttatagatataagtgctttgactaagtccaatcatccttttagatctatctctgtaaatcttgatgcccaatatgtactgtgcttctcctagatccttcatcgaaaaacatttcccaagccaaatcttgacagagttcaacataggaatgtcatttccgataagtaatatgtcgtcgacatataatactaggaaagcaattttgctcccactgaccttcttgtatacacaagattcgtctgcgttcttgatgaaaccaaagtcactgactgcttcatcaaaacgtatattccagctcctggatgcctgcttcaatccgtagattgacttctttagcttgcatacctttttagcattctttggatcctcaaaaccttcaggttgtgtcataaacacagtttctgttaaaacgccgtttaagaaagcagttttgacatccatctgccatatttcgtaatcgtaatatgcagcgattgctaacattatccgaatagactttagcattgcaactggtgaaaaggtttcatcgtaatccacaccgtggacttgcctgtaaccttttgcaaccaatctagctttgaaaacttcaagtttcccatccttgtcctttttcagtttgaaaacccatttgcttccaatggcttggtagccatctggcaaatcgaccaaatcccatacttggttttcagacatggagtctaattcagattgcatggcttcttgccactgcttggagctagggctcgtcatagcttgtttgtaagtcgcaggttcatcactttcaagtaatagaacgtcatagctctcgttcgtcaaaatacctaagtacctttccggttgagatctatatctttgcgatctacgcggggtaacatttctagattgaccatgattctcaccagattcttctaaagatctctgagtttcatcatgaatgtcatcttgagcattctctagagtttgttgttcgactcgaatttcttcgaggtctacttttctcccacttgtaattttggaaatgtgatctttctccaaaaagacaccatctcgagcaacaaataccttgttctcagatgtattgtagaagtaatacccctttgtttcctttggatagcccacaaggatacatttgtcagattttggatgaagtttgtctgaaattaatcgtttgacgtatacttcacatccccaaatcttaagaaaagacacatttggaggctttccaaaccataattcgtatggagtcttttcgacagctttagacggagctctatttatagtgagtgcagctgtatttagtgcatgtccccaaaattctaatggaagttcggcctgacccatcattgacctgaccatgtctagcaaggttctgttcctccgttccgacacaccgttccattgtggtgttccaggaggagtcaattctgatagaattccacattctttcagatggtcatcaaattcatagctcagatattcaccgcctctatcagaccgcagtgccttaatcttcttgcctaattgattctctacttcactctgaaattccttgaatttgtcaaaggattcagacttatgcttcattaggtagacataaccatacctactgaagtcatcagtgaaagtgataaagtagctgaaaccacctctagcatttgtactcattggtccacatacatctgtatggattaaacccaatagttcatttgctctttctccaactttagagaaaggttgctttgtcattttgccaagtaaacatgattcgcatttaccataatcctctaagtcaaatggttctagaattccttccttttgaagtctttctaagcgtttcaagtttatatggcctaatcgataatgccacagataggtgagatctgaatcatcctttttggcctttttggtatttatgttatatacttgtttgtcgtgatctaataaataaagtccattgactaatctagcagatccataaaacatctctttaaaataaaacaaacaactattgtcttttattaaaaaggtaaatcccttagcatctaagcaagaaactgaaatgatgtttttagtaagacttggaacatggaaacattcttccagttccaaaactagcccggagggcaacgacaaatagtaagttcctacagctaatgcagcaatccgtgctccatttcccactcgtaggtcgacttcacccttgcttaactttctactttttcttagtccctgtggattggaacataagtgtgagccacaacctgtatctaatacccaagaagttgaattagcaagtatacagtctataacgaaaatacctgaagatggaacgactgttccgttcttctgatcttcctttagcttcaagcaatctctcttccaatgccccttcttcttgcagtagaagcattcggattcagaagtgggttgactgaccttcctctttacagatttggcgccagtttgcttagttgggctggccttgttgccacctttcttagcattcctcttctttccaaatttcttgaacttgcccccacgcaccataagcacatcctgcttatcacttttgagcgtcttttcagcggtcttcagcataccgtgaagctcagtgagcgttttttccagactattcatactgtagttcagtttgaactgatcatacccactatgaagagaatggaggatggtgtctatagccatttcctgagaaaattgctgatccagccgactcatattctcaatgagtccaatcattttgagaacatgtggacttacggctcgcctttcttaagcttggtctcaagaatttgcctatgagtctcgaatctttcgactcgagccagatcttggaacatgttcttcaaatcactgatgattgtgaaagcatctgagttgatgaacgttttctgcagatccgcactcatggtggcgagcattagacatttcacatccttgttggcatcaatccaacgattgagggctgcctgagtgaccccgtcgcctgcggcttcgggcatcgcctcatctaggacatactccttttcttcctgcataagaactatttgcaagttcctttgccagtcaaggaagtttttcccgttcaacttctccttttcgagaattgatcgaatgttgaatgaattgttgtttgccatattaaaactacaattgaaaagaataaacaaataaataaccattcacagtttctcttaataaacttaaattctagcatacatgcataattcaatgtttattaagcattttattcaagttatgtgttccggcaggtgtgaataaaatgattccaagatcctaaaatcattgaagaactaagcacagtttgtcgacttaatcctagaacatcttaggtaagcaaaagccttttgctaatagtctagaaactattcttggttgataggtacgtctaagaacttattaggtaaacctatcgattttgccacgacataaaaggactccttacttatatcgttgagtttcaccaaaactaacatgtactcacaattatttgtgtaccttgcccctttaggaccaataagtaacacctcgctgagcgaaaactattactagattgatgtaaaggatatccaagcaagtgtatattttggcatggcaccttttaactcaatttttaagtttggaacttaaggctcttactatgttggttagattttaagtgaactaaaatccttaatcatgcaacataatcaagccataatctcatgcataattaagacatatttaaagcaataaataacttaaagcatgcataagataaatgtgatctagtatggcccgacttcatcttgaagctttgacttcaaagtccgtcttgaaaatctccgtgggaggcaccattttcttcaaataggataagctataactaattacaactatttgatggtacgcagaccatatttgaattgaaaaataactttggtactttagaccaattacattcaaattaatggtacgcagaccatattttctatcctatttgggccatactagtcacttcataacctgcaaaacagtacatatacaatatataccattcacccattcattatcatgaatggcccacatagctggttcgtaaaacacattatgcatcacgtaaacatttgcagcaattaatcaagggcaccaataatctaccaattattcagtccttattaattctaatcaagttgttttaaccttaagaatttgtagacctaatcaagagtttatgactaaaaagggctcccacttaaaccaataaattcatatgctttactaattttaaacataaaaatgtatttctagtataaccggaaacatacaaatttaattaaaatttaaagctcatataaatttataattgaatccaaaaagtttaatttaatttcagtcgtatttaaattaattcatgattttaattttagtaaaataattagaataaataaaatttattataattagaatattcaaaattaaaatccaagaaaataatttaaattattaattttaaaattaattaaaattacgtaaactgaaaaatttcaaattaaacattcaaaacgatctaatcgcaacgcaaacaccctacgcattgcacgcccatgggccgcacgcacacagccatcgctggccatgtgcgcgcagcccatgcgctcgtcgcatagctgctgcatctccatcgcaagccatcgcacgctgtggtgcttgctgcgcgcgcgccagcgctcgacgcacacgagccatcgctcgctgtgcgcgctcgccagcgcacgctgcgcgcgctccatcgctcgctgtgcgcgcgagccatcgctcgctgtgcgcgcgagccatcgctcgctgtgcgcgcgagccatcgctcgctgtgcgcgagcaattgcgcgcgttcaACACTGG
This genomic stretch from Spinacia oleracea cultivar Varoflay chromosome 3, BTI_SOV_V1, whole genome shotgun sequence harbors:
- the LOC130470738 gene encoding vacuolar protein sorting-associated protein 35B-like produces the protein MANATRGSGGLVMLFIEIINKYLYFFEKGNNQITVNTIQDLMELITTEMQSDNAATDSAAEAFFASTLRYIQFQKQKGGAVSEKYEPNVSFFVDLGELKS